ACTCACATTGTTCAAAGTACACGACCTGATCGTCAGACTGTGCTCTTCTCTGCCACATTTCCGCGTACAGTTGAGCAACTGACACTCCAGATACTGACTAAGCCTGTCGAGATACAGGTAAGAGGAAGGAACGTagtgaacaaggatataagccaGTTGGTTGAGGTGAGACCAGAGAGTGAATGGTTGCTAAGGTTATTGGATCTCCTTGGAAAATGGTACGAGAAGGGtaagattttgatttttgttcAGTCGCAAGCTACATGTGATTCTTTGTTAAAGAATCTATTAAGCCATGGATATACTTGCCTCTCACTTCATGGAGCCAAGGACCAGATGGATCGTGAGTCGGCAATTTCAGATTTCAGGAATGATGTCAGTAAGATATTGATTGCCACAAGCGTTGCTGCTAGGGGATTAGATGTGAAGGAGCTTGAACTGGTCATCAACTTCCATGTCTCAAACCACTATGAAAACTACATCCATCGTGTTGGTAGGACAGGCAGAGCTGGAAGGAAAGAATCATGACTTCTTCGGGACGTGATCAGACAGCTCATTCTGATGCAGCAACAACAGTCTGAAATTCATTACCAACATCATCCCCAAGCACCTGGAATCTTACATCCTGGCGTGGCATCATCCTTGATGGAATATATGATGCCTCCTCACTATGAAGTTGGACTTGTTGTGGGACCAGCTTATCCTTTCCCAGTTTCGTACTTCAGAAGTATTTTTGCATATGGCGCTCAACCTATGTTGAAGATCCTGTATAAGTTAATGATAATCAATATCATGTTAATGGTTTGTCAACTCTCATATTCGATATATGCAGCTTACAGGTAGGATGAGACGGTGGATGCGGGAACTGAGGAACACTAGATTGTGCGAATCAAAGTGTGTTCTCCACCAATAAAATCATGCAAAGGTACTACAGTACTCGTCGGTATGAGAAATTTAATTTGCCCATTCTTTAGAATAATCATGCAAAGGTACAGTGGAACTCGTTCCAGGTACGAACCCCCATCTAGATATATGTCTGTGATTGCATGTTTATTTTGAGATTGTGTAAGTCTCTTCTTGGAGTAAGTAATTTAAGGTTAAAATTCCTAAATACAAGTCGTGTATGTAACTGTCGTTGAAAACCATTTAGGTTTTATTCCTTTTAAACAATACTCTTTAGAACATTAACATTCTAAATTTGTGTTGAGAGTCTCAACTACAGGGGAAGAGCATCATCTAATCATGCTTAATTCTTGTACTTGCTGTCGGTTTGCACTTGCTCAAACCAAGAGCTAagttttaaataattcttaagagAAGTATTTAAATATGGGGGATAAGATCTATGTTTTTTAGTTGGTGCACCTCATCCAGGGGAGGTTTTGGAGTTAGCAACATTTTGTTGTCAACAGATTTTGAGAATGTGTCGATCTTACAAGAGAAACCTAGATGTTTCCCCAGGAAAACCCTGTTTTGGCTCTCTTTTGTATTTTTAAAGAAGAGAGGAAGTTGATATCTAAGATTTTACTTAGAGAATATTGTTGAAGTCGAACTTTAGATTAATTTTGGGACTTCATAAGCTCATGTAGAGTGAGTTCTGGACagtagatttgtgtttatggactATTTCAGGTAGTCATGGTCCAGAAAAATAAGTAATACGGAGATTACTaagcatgttttcataattcagtAAGATCATGTTAATTTATGCATTAAGTATGTGTCGATGTGTAATGATACATAAGTAGAGGTTGTGGTAGTATCTGTAAAAGGTTAATCAGATGCGGGACAAACTACAAGGTTTGGATAAAATGAAGTATACCTGATACAACCATATTTTACATATAAATATATAAGCTTAGATACTAATCTTGTAGACTTCCTTAATTATGAAATATCTTGTGATATCATAAACATGTTTTACATCTACTAATAACTCAGTGTTGTTTAAGATTTTGACATGAAACTAATATGCGGTTGACGTGGTTTAAAGGATCAATAAGTaaccaaaagaaattttgaggaaATAGTTTTTGTATAAAGTGTTTAGTATGTGTTGTAAAACAGATTTGCATATCCGCATTTATTCTGAGAAATCCCAGGGATGCTCTGACTGAAGGATCAGAGATTGGAATGCATGAGGTATATATTTTAATTTCAACTATGTGATATATATTGCACTAACCTTAATCTTGAGGAAGATGTAAAGAATGTACTACGGAATAGTACATGTATTTTTTATATGCTTTACAACCACCTATGAAATATGTGATATTTACGATTTGACTGAAAAAAGAAAGTTGGATGATATGATCTAAAGGATCGAAGGGAACCAGATGAAATTCTGAAGAAAATGATCTTTGTCAAACTCGATGCGTTTAATGTGTGTTGTAAATGTGCAGTATATCAAGTGTATACAAATACACTAGTATCTCAAAAGAGTGGGATAATCTGATCAGAGACTTGCGATATGACTTGTCATACTTGAGGTACATCTTAAATTGTGTATGGAATACATAGTGTACTGAccttaagagatgttgttgtttcaggcTATGAAAAATCT
This is a stretch of genomic DNA from Papaver somniferum cultivar HN1 chromosome 1, ASM357369v1, whole genome shotgun sequence. It encodes these proteins:
- the LOC113306709 gene encoding DEAD-box ATP-dependent RNA helicase 42-like; the protein is MKFAKVLGIRSVLVNGGSQTNKQINDLNNGAEIFICTTGRMIDFLCKNNGRMIDLHKVTYLFSDEADRMLDMGFEPQITHIVQSTRPDRQTVLFSATFPRTVEQLTLQILTKPVEIQVRGRNVVNKDISQLVEVRPESEWLLRLLDLLGKWYEKGKILIFVQSQATCDSLLKNLLSHGYTCLSLHGAKDQMDRESAISDFRNDVSKILIATSVAARGLDVKELELVINFHVSNHYENYIHRVGRTGRAGRKES